Proteins from a genomic interval of Marinitoga sp. 1197:
- the fliK gene encoding flagellar hook-length control protein FliK, which yields GQKEGVKIKEILATEEVKNKKIETKAKNTEKIKGKINKIIKELIEKENKLPEEIKKEDYIFYKEKLGLIISNLDEANLLIIQKNVISSNILKKDINEIIKVKFNTGLVGYIENNKKEKMKLILLNEKTKKIDNANSNIDILKNDLKSIIENKIKIFKRSNEKNKILYSDEKVDLLIAKHSLKKNTLKKVLKEKTSITSKNIMSNVKIIKKVISDDAEIILKKKNSDINVKNIIKYMDSMTYKIYKNDYKEDEKNILNLKTLNKYRGKTNLNSNNINYLHPLIELNNSSNKNNNVYVKTVSLNKILPEIQNLIEKARNFPKYFERTVFKINPPDLGNIEITIIKSHKNVKIQFSLENNENRKELEKRIEPLLINLKEKYEKVEFLFESEVEEQNKENHNNDRNNNEEEKFSDENKSSKKNEKKKSEDKQFFNILRGEYYD from the coding sequence AAGGACAAAAAGAAGGAGTAAAGATAAAAGAAATATTGGCAACAGAAGAAGTAAAAAATAAAAAGATAGAAACAAAAGCAAAAAACACAGAGAAGATAAAAGGAAAGATAAATAAAATAATAAAAGAATTAATAGAAAAAGAAAACAAATTGCCAGAAGAAATAAAAAAAGAAGATTATATATTTTATAAAGAAAAATTAGGATTAATTATTTCGAATTTAGATGAAGCAAATCTATTAATAATCCAAAAAAACGTTATAAGTTCTAATATTCTAAAGAAAGATATAAATGAAATTATAAAAGTAAAATTTAATACAGGATTGGTAGGATATATAGAGAATAACAAAAAAGAAAAAATGAAATTAATTTTATTAAATGAAAAAACAAAAAAAATTGATAATGCAAATAGTAATATTGATATATTAAAAAACGATTTAAAAAGCATAATAGAAAATAAGATAAAAATATTTAAAAGAAGCAATGAGAAAAATAAAATTTTATATTCTGATGAAAAGGTGGATTTACTAATAGCAAAACATTCTTTGAAAAAAAACACTTTGAAGAAAGTATTAAAGGAAAAAACCAGTATTACATCGAAAAATATAATGTCTAATGTAAAAATAATAAAAAAGGTTATATCAGATGATGCAGAAATAATACTAAAAAAGAAGAATTCTGATATAAATGTAAAAAATATAATTAAATACATGGATTCTATGACATATAAAATATATAAAAATGATTATAAAGAGGATGAAAAGAATATTTTAAATTTAAAAACATTAAATAAATATAGAGGAAAAACGAACTTAAATTCAAATAATATTAATTATTTACATCCGTTAATAGAATTAAATAATTCAAGTAATAAAAACAATAACGTATACGTAAAAACTGTTTCGCTAAATAAAATACTACCTGAAATACAGAATTTAATTGAAAAAGCACGAAATTTTCCAAAATATTTTGAAAGAACGGTATTTAAAATTAATCCTCCAGATTTAGGAAATATTGAAATTACAATAATAAAATCACACAAAAATGTAAAGATACAATTTTCATTAGAAAATAATGAGAACAGAAAGGAACTAGAAAAAAGAATAGAACCACTATTGATAAATTTAAAAGAAAAATATGAAAAAGTAGAATTTTTATTTGAATCAGAAGTTGAAGAACAAAATAAAGAAAATCATAATAATGATCGTAATAATAATGAAGAGGAAAAATTTTCAGATGAAAACAAATCTTCTAAAAAAAATGAAAAGAAAAAAAGCGAAGACAAACAATTTTTTAATATTTTAAGAGGTGAATATTATGATTAA
- a CDS encoding flagellar hook assembly protein FlgD has protein sequence MINGINNLNYFSPSSQLNSNEPKKELDKDAFLKILMTQLKYQDPTNTMNDKEFISQMSQLSSTEQIMNMSKSFQEMVSSQMNLFKVQASNLIGKTVVVENNKINLTGGFSDAIVYNLEEPTKVYVDIYDKKNNLVYTRELGIQEEGMKTFNWDGISTNGVKMPDGEYKYEIYTFRDGKKEKIGGLDGGKVDAVQFDDNKFYVLVNGQKYSTEKIIEISEI, from the coding sequence ATGATTAATGGGATAAACAATTTAAATTATTTTTCACCATCCTCTCAATTAAATAGCAATGAACCTAAAAAAGAATTAGATAAAGATGCTTTTTTAAAAATATTAATGACACAGTTAAAATATCAAGACCCAACAAATACAATGAATGATAAAGAATTTATTTCGCAAATGTCGCAATTGTCTTCTACTGAACAGATTATGAATATGAGTAAATCTTTTCAGGAAATGGTTTCTTCACAAATGAATTTATTTAAAGTTCAGGCTTCCAATTTAATAGGAAAAACTGTTGTGGTAGAAAATAACAAAATAAATTTAACAGGTGGTTTTTCAGATGCAATAGTTTATAATCTTGAAGAACCAACAAAAGTATATGTTGACATATATGATAAGAAAAACAATTTAGTATATACCAGAGAATTAGGAATTCAGGAAGAAGGAATGAAAACTTTCAATTGGGATGGAATAAGTACTAACGGAGTAAAAATGCCTGATGGAGAGTATAAATATGAAATATATACATTTAGAGATGGAAAAAAAGAAAAGATTGGTGGGTTGGATGGAGGAAAAGTTGATGCAGTTCAATTTGATGATAATAAATTTTATGTATTAGTAAATGGCCAAAAATACAGTACAGAAAAAATTATTGAAATATCAGAAATATAA
- a CDS encoding flagellar hook-basal body complex protein, which translates to MLRAMFSGQSGLKNFQTQLDVIGNNISNVNTVGYKTSRVTFQNTLSQTLSESRGASGQFGGTNAIQVGLGSKIASIDKIMTQGSLQNTGNKTDMAIKGEGFFVLSDGLSKYFSRAGNFTLDSEGHFVNPSSGMKLQGWNAKVTDTGKRYIDSNEPIQDITISPNLVMEARETTFLNLSDNLNSDVGIKETTMTIKSSSGDVVPVKFTFERIMSEQYKDRIVYRWHAEPVDPDKNYELLGGSNYGEVELDEVGNVLRWSNYPGHVVRANAANDFNSSFPAGSRIDLGKNGIDWPLRAYGDISVSDSNGSPVTLLSQDDDDGSGTIDASDRPDILIYRDATNPNQVTIQVSDNAGTTYTGTITTDGTFYDLNRLFAQGVTLDDGAGNKITLKNLILDSGISESVALLPVGQANALSVELYQSSSDDKTEWGLDGIYMTDTKGELIPKYQDEDNRLQLTDGTNQRDVKFLGGISLKDSQNNEIFYDPRDIAFSVDATGNVTITLKVEESGTLKTVTFTDADGNSASADTVEEFNSKMESGWKSADGKYTISGLSVIEANATDTFVNTTTNTSGETSEAGTVRYVAAKKIIQTPVSGELRLIDTENSQNYKIAEYENPNVVISTKVYDSLGNDYDINIKYSKISDNTWYWKAETVDGQPLYKITEDGTTTSDPAEGVIAFDGKGQYLTSRWRLDSVGYVDYNTSDNDNGSIGFWFDPASTGASPNERVAPASVAAAGPVKVNLNMYDLTQFAAPNSVNIADQDGNAKGVLQNFTINDLGEVLGIFSNGKSDLIAQVAVAKFTNPGGLIDMGNSLFTQSENSGIAKIGSFGEEGAGTLISGALEMSNVDLSEEFTKMITAQRGFQAAARVITTSDQILTELVNLKR; encoded by the coding sequence ATGTTAAGAGCTATGTTTAGTGGACAAAGTGGATTGAAAAATTTTCAGACACAATTAGATGTAATAGGAAATAATATTTCAAATGTAAATACAGTTGGATATAAAACATCAAGGGTGACTTTTCAAAATACATTGTCTCAAACATTATCAGAAAGTAGAGGTGCAAGTGGGCAATTTGGTGGCACAAATGCCATTCAAGTTGGGCTTGGTTCTAAAATAGCTTCTATAGATAAAATAATGACACAAGGATCACTTCAAAATACAGGGAATAAAACAGATATGGCAATAAAAGGAGAAGGTTTTTTTGTTTTATCAGATGGACTTTCAAAATATTTTTCAAGAGCTGGTAATTTTACATTGGATTCAGAAGGCCATTTTGTAAATCCTTCAAGTGGAATGAAATTGCAAGGATGGAATGCGAAGGTTACAGATACTGGAAAAAGATATATAGATTCTAATGAACCAATACAAGATATTACAATTTCGCCTAATTTAGTAATGGAAGCAAGAGAAACAACATTCTTAAATTTATCAGATAATTTAAATTCTGATGTTGGTATAAAGGAAACAACAATGACAATAAAATCATCATCTGGAGATGTTGTTCCGGTTAAATTTACATTTGAAAGAATAATGTCTGAACAATATAAAGACAGAATTGTATATAGATGGCATGCTGAACCTGTAGATCCAGATAAAAACTATGAATTGCTCGGTGGAAGTAATTACGGAGAAGTCGAGCTTGACGAAGTAGGAAATGTATTAAGATGGTCTAATTATCCAGGGCATGTTGTAAGAGCGAACGCAGCAAATGATTTTAATTCATCATTTCCTGCAGGTTCAAGAATAGATTTAGGTAAAAATGGTATAGATTGGCCATTAAGAGCTTATGGAGATATTTCTGTTTCAGATAGTAATGGATCACCTGTTACACTACTATCTCAGGATGATGATGATGGAAGTGGAACTATAGATGCATCAGATAGACCAGATATTTTAATTTATAGAGATGCTACTAATCCAAATCAAGTAACAATACAGGTTTCTGATAATGCTGGAACAACATATACAGGTACAATTACAACAGATGGTACATTTTATGACTTAAACAGATTATTTGCGCAAGGGGTTACATTAGATGATGGTGCAGGAAATAAGATAACATTAAAAAATTTGATATTAGACTCAGGTATTTCAGAATCCGTAGCGTTATTGCCAGTTGGTCAGGCAAATGCATTGTCTGTAGAACTTTATCAATCAAGTTCTGATGATAAGACAGAATGGGGGCTTGATGGAATATATATGACAGATACAAAAGGAGAATTAATACCAAAATATCAAGATGAAGATAATAGATTGCAATTGACAGATGGAACTAATCAAAGAGATGTGAAATTTTTAGGGGGTATATCTTTAAAAGATAGTCAAAATAATGAAATTTTTTATGATCCGAGAGATATAGCATTTAGTGTAGATGCAACTGGTAATGTAACAATAACTTTAAAAGTAGAAGAGAGCGGAACATTAAAAACTGTAACGTTTACAGATGCAGACGGAAATAGTGCATCTGCTGATACAGTTGAAGAATTTAATTCTAAAATGGAAAGTGGTTGGAAATCTGCAGATGGAAAATATACAATTTCTGGATTGTCTGTTATTGAAGCAAATGCAACAGATACATTTGTGAATACTACTACGAATACAAGTGGTGAAACTTCTGAAGCAGGTACTGTTCGATATGTTGCAGCAAAAAAGATTATTCAAACACCTGTCTCAGGAGAGTTGAGATTAATTGATACAGAAAATTCACAAAATTATAAAATAGCAGAGTATGAAAACCCGAATGTTGTAATATCTACGAAGGTTTATGATTCACTTGGAAATGATTATGATATTAATATAAAATATTCAAAAATTTCTGATAATACATGGTATTGGAAGGCAGAAACAGTTGATGGACAACCATTATATAAAATAACAGAAGATGGTACAACAACATCAGATCCTGCAGAGGGTGTAATAGCATTTGATGGTAAAGGACAATATTTAACCTCAAGATGGAGATTGGACTCTGTTGGATATGTTGATTATAATACTTCAGATAATGATAATGGTTCAATAGGTTTCTGGTTTGATCCAGCAAGTACAGGAGCATCACCTAATGAAAGAGTAGCTCCAGCATCTGTTGCTGCTGCAGGACCTGTAAAGGTGAATTTGAATATGTATGATTTAACACAATTTGCGGCTCCAAATTCAGTTAATATTGCAGATCAGGATGGAAATGCAAAAGGAGTATTACAAAACTTTACAATAAATGATTTAGGCGAAGTTTTAGGGATATTTTCAAATGGGAAATCGGATTTAATAGCTCAAGTTGCAGTAGCAAAATTTACTAATCCTGGTGGGTTAATTGATATGGGAAATTCATTATTTACTCAAAGTGAGAATAGCGGTATTGCTAAAATAGGATCATTTGGAGAAGAAGGAGCAGGAACATTAATATCAGGAGCATTAGAAATGTCAAATGTTGATTTATCAGAAGAATTCACAAAAATGATTACGGCTCAAAGAGGATTTCAAGCTGCAGCAAGAGTAATAACCACATCAGATCAAATATTAACAGAACTTGTAAATCTCAAAAGATAA
- a CDS encoding flagellar FlbD family protein: MCYLIKVTNLGGKEFYINPDMIEKIEARPDTTILLNNGHIYIVRENIDEIIKEIVNFKSKIFSAGFQRGD, from the coding sequence GTGTGTTATTTGATTAAAGTAACGAATTTAGGAGGTAAAGAGTTTTATATAAATCCTGATATGATTGAAAAAATAGAGGCAAGACCAGATACAACAATTCTTTTAAATAATGGGCATATTTATATAGTTAGAGAGAATATAGATGAAATAATTAAAGAAATAGTAAACTTTAAAAGTAAAATATTTTCTGCTGGTTTTCAAAGAGGTGATTAG
- a CDS encoding motility protein A, whose protein sequence is MDISSIVGLVLALAAIGIGAAADPTALIDGPSFFITVVGSIAGMFIAAPKDVSFKFFSAVMMGIKEPKIDSVDTLKTLYSFAEKARREGLISLEADLEGLENEFMKDGLRAAVDGTDPEEIRKILEIKMELFEAEQGKWASVLNTWGTLAPAYGMIGTLIGLIMMLKTLNDPTTIGPKMAIALITTLYGAFIANIFSLPIAEKIGRRTGLQVNQLRMITEGILSIVSGENPRLMEEKLKAFLSPADKQKYESEKEG, encoded by the coding sequence ATGGATATTTCAAGTATTGTTGGACTTGTTTTGGCACTTGCTGCGATAGGAATTGGGGCAGCAGCTGATCCTACGGCTTTAATTGATGGGCCATCGTTTTTTATCACGGTTGTAGGATCAATAGCCGGAATGTTTATAGCAGCTCCTAAAGATGTATCATTTAAGTTTTTTAGTGCTGTGATGATGGGTATTAAAGAACCAAAAATAGATTCGGTAGATACCTTAAAAACATTATATTCCTTTGCAGAAAAAGCAAGAAGAGAGGGACTTATTTCTTTAGAAGCAGATTTGGAAGGATTAGAAAATGAATTTATGAAAGATGGATTAAGAGCTGCTGTTGACGGAACGGACCCAGAAGAAATAAGAAAAATTTTAGAAATAAAAATGGAATTATTTGAAGCAGAGCAGGGAAAATGGGCAAGTGTTTTAAATACATGGGGAACATTAGCACCAGCATATGGAATGATAGGAACATTAATCGGGTTGATAATGATGTTAAAAACCTTAAATGATCCAACAACAATAGGACCTAAAATGGCAATAGCACTTATTACAACATTATATGGTGCATTTATCGCAAATATTTTTTCTTTACCTATAGCAGAAAAAATTGGTAGAAGAACAGGATTACAGGTAAATCAATTGAGAATGATAACAGAAGGAATATTATCTATAGTTTCTGGTGAAAATCCAAGACTCATGGAAGAAAAATTAAAAGCATTTTTATCACCAGCAGATAAGCAAAAATATGAGTCTGAAAAAGAAGGGTGA
- a CDS encoding flagellar motor protein MotB, whose product MAKCKKEEGPPPPPGWMATFSDLNSLLMTFFVMLFSMSSVSPGKFQQAAVSFRSPFSGTPPSVLTGGRSLSEESLITSNPGIRVELFRLQDNPKYKGRITIEENDRGTIIKMQDMAFFEPGSARLTADAKELLYKLGIILIEHSNNEIEIYGFTDDRPPQNTSIYPSNWHLAAARAASVAKFYADEMKQKRTLERLADVKEGKFDPEYYYNADRFFPIAVGDKDIINDIENLKSNIEAQKLKLKEDFEKGKINISNMKLEEKKLEEQYKKNLEILRKKYRRIDLLILRQRLR is encoded by the coding sequence ATGGCAAAATGTAAAAAAGAAGAAGGGCCACCACCACCACCTGGTTGGATGGCAACATTTAGTGATTTGAATTCGTTATTAATGACTTTTTTTGTTATGTTGTTTTCTATGTCGTCAGTTTCACCTGGGAAATTTCAACAGGCAGCTGTTAGTTTTAGAAGTCCTTTTAGTGGGACTCCGCCAAGTGTTTTAACGGGTGGGCGAAGTCTTTCAGAAGAGAGTTTGATTACTTCAAATCCTGGTATAAGAGTTGAACTTTTCAGACTTCAAGATAATCCAAAATACAAGGGAAGAATAACAATAGAGGAAAATGATAGAGGAACAATTATTAAAATGCAGGATATGGCATTTTTTGAACCAGGGAGTGCCAGATTGACAGCAGATGCAAAAGAATTGTTATATAAACTGGGTATAATATTAATAGAACATTCCAATAATGAAATAGAAATATATGGTTTTACCGATGATAGACCGCCTCAAAATACATCAATATATCCATCTAATTGGCATTTAGCAGCAGCCAGAGCGGCAAGTGTTGCTAAATTTTATGCGGATGAAATGAAACAAAAAAGAACACTTGAGAGATTAGCAGATGTAAAAGAAGGAAAATTTGATCCAGAATATTATTATAATGCAGATAGATTCTTTCCAATTGCAGTTGGAGATAAAGATATAATAAATGATATAGAAAATTTAAAATCAAATATAGAAGCACAAAAACTAAAATTAAAAGAAGATTTTGAAAAGGGGAAAATAAATATTTCCAATATGAAATTAGAAGAAAAAAAATTAGAAGAGCAATATAAAAAAAATTTGGAAATTTTGAGAAAAAAATATAGAAGAATAGATTTATTGATATTGAGGCAGCGCTTAAGATAG